Proteins encoded in a region of the Zea mays cultivar B73 chromosome 4, Zm-B73-REFERENCE-NAM-5.0, whole genome shotgun sequence genome:
- the LOC109946024 gene encoding uncharacterized protein isoform X1, whose translation MLATANAPIASSLPIPAPRRPDLPSPPLASRDAQLGSLSSMSNAYRRGGAVARRGNLRGSPVATQIVLPAARFPPSLRAIQQHPAQCARPSPVPGWVLRSPSATAVSPFSCLASSSSGRPPSLRECDPSPSFKESTVKLRRPSDQAL comes from the exons ATGCTTGCAACCGCCAATGCCCCTATTGCCTCGTCGTTGCCGATCCCAGCGCCCAGACGCCCAGATCTCCCCTCTCCTCCCCTAGCCAGCCGGGACGCCCAACTTGGCAGCCTTAGCTCGATGTCCAATGCCTACCGACGCGGCGGCGCGGTGGCTCGGCGGGGCAATCTTCGCGGCTCGCCCGTAGCGACGCAGATCGTCCTCCCCGCAGCCCGCTTCCCTCCGTCCCTGCGCGCCATCCAGCAGCACCCAGCGCAGTGCGCGAGGCCCAGCCCCGTCCCCGGTTGGGTTTTGCGCAGCCCCAGCGCAACAGCAGTCTCGCCATTCTCGTGCCTCGCCTCGAGCTCGTCTGGTCGTCCGCCGTCGTTGCGAG agtgCGATCCATCTCCAAGCTTCAAGgagtcgacggtcaagcttcgacgaccaagtgatcaagctctctga
- the LOC109946024 gene encoding uncharacterized protein isoform X2, whose translation MLATANAPIASSLPIPAPRRPDLPSPPLASRDAQLGSLSSMSNAYRRGGAVARRGNLRGSPVATQIVLPAARFPPSLRAIQQHPAQCARPSPVPGWVLRSPSATAVSPFSCLASSSSGRPPSLRGT comes from the coding sequence ATGCTTGCAACCGCCAATGCCCCTATTGCCTCGTCGTTGCCGATCCCAGCGCCCAGACGCCCAGATCTCCCCTCTCCTCCCCTAGCCAGCCGGGACGCCCAACTTGGCAGCCTTAGCTCGATGTCCAATGCCTACCGACGCGGCGGCGCGGTGGCTCGGCGGGGCAATCTTCGCGGCTCGCCCGTAGCGACGCAGATCGTCCTCCCCGCAGCCCGCTTCCCTCCGTCCCTGCGCGCCATCCAGCAGCACCCAGCGCAGTGCGCGAGGCCCAGCCCCGTCCCCGGTTGGGTTTTGCGCAGCCCCAGCGCAACAGCAGTCTCGCCATTCTCGTGCCTCGCCTCGAGCTCGTCTGGTCGTCCGCCGTCGTTGCGAG